In one window of Pseudorasbora parva isolate DD20220531a chromosome 7, ASM2467924v1, whole genome shotgun sequence DNA:
- the zgc:174935 gene encoding myosin-7, with protein sequence MKFPALLLGFLLVCSLGIAGYIHSRRKLELHLNKQASFLDIKFRVTRDVLGEYKEQFIQSNTQLEKSTTEVDTLTKDLTQVKSLAAQKTSDFDICKGHKKQYTDEIAASESETKHIQDELVKAKNHWEADVAFLKKQLEQESTLCKYIDKASEEGKKLCNIIEEPPKPKEPQADKANPEEKPEELKPEEKKGDAEQPKVNVQ encoded by the exons ATGAAGTTTCCTGCCCTGCTGTTGGGTTTTCTCTTGGTGTGCAGTCTGGGCATCGCTGGCTACATCCATTCCAGACGAAAGCTGGAACTGCATCTGAATAAACAGGCTTCATTTCTAGATATTAAATTCAGAGTGACCAGAGATGTTCTAGGAGAATACAAAGAGCAGTTTATCCAGTCAAACACACAGTTGGAAAAGTCTACGACAGAGGTGGACACTCTAACCAAAGACCTGACCCAAGTTAAGAGCTTAGCGGCTCAGAAAACGAGTGACTTTGATATCTGTAAAGGACACAAG AAACAATACACAGATGAAATTGCTGCTTCAGAATCAGAGACTAAACATATTCAGG ATGAGTTAGTGAAGGCCAAGAACCATTGGGAAGCGgatgttgcttttttaaaaaaacaattggAGCAGGAGAGCACACTCTGCAAGTACATCGACAAGGCATCTGAGGAGGGAAA GAAACTTTGTAACATAATTGAAGAGCCGCCAAAGCCCAAGGAACCACAAGCAGACAAAGCCAACCCTGAAGAAAAACCAGAAGAACTGAAACCGGAGGAAAAAAAAGGTGATGCTGAACAGCCAAAAGTAAACGTGCAGTGA